The following are from one region of the Armatimonadota bacterium genome:
- a CDS encoding helix-turn-helix domain-containing protein produces the protein MSKLEDAVRSTIMRTVNREVRGSVVPVSREVRELKRAVSSLARSVAALEKAASAQARQQQAQRARLEVPEEQVKAARLSPALIRKLRTRLKLTQGELATVLGVSSASVFAWEAGRSAPRGGNRAALVALRKLGRRDVKKLLAEKAAAAPAEKPARRKARKAKPRRKRAAKRQKK, from the coding sequence GTGAGCAAACTTGAGGATGCAGTTCGTTCGACCATCATGCGCACGGTCAATCGCGAGGTGCGCGGCAGCGTCGTCCCCGTGTCGCGTGAGGTGCGCGAGCTCAAGCGCGCAGTCTCCTCGCTCGCGCGTTCCGTCGCCGCATTGGAGAAGGCGGCGAGCGCGCAGGCGCGTCAGCAGCAGGCGCAACGCGCCCGGCTCGAGGTCCCCGAGGAGCAAGTCAAAGCCGCGCGCTTGTCGCCGGCTCTGATCCGCAAGCTCCGCACCCGGCTCAAGCTCACCCAGGGCGAGCTGGCAACGGTGCTGGGTGTCAGCTCCGCGTCCGTGTTCGCCTGGGAGGCGGGGCGATCGGCCCCGCGCGGCGGCAACCGCGCGGCGCTGGTGGCGCTGCGCAAGCTCGGTCGCCGCGACGTCAAGAAGCTGCTCGCGGAAAAGGCCGCCGCCGCGCCCGCCGAGAAGCCCGCCCGGCGTAAGGCCAGGAAAGCCAAGCCCCGCCGCAAGCGCGCCGCCAAGCGCCAAAAGAAATAG
- a CDS encoding carbohydrate ABC transporter permease gives MSARNMGLKAAAYMALGAIGLVMAVPLAWMISTSLKDPSQVMVANDRWLPRRQVMSKYGPVYATAVDGVAVRGTQVARSPRGRTLRLLEPAAMAGRTVTVAASKVRPVEQVHLHWGNYAAAWSAIKVESAFGGLLRNADAFLIFYINSILVAVAVTLGQVFTSSLAAYAFARLRFPGRDSLFLGYLATLMVPAVITMIPVYILLSRLRLTDSYWALILPAMFSAYGTFMLRQFFLTIPRDLEDAARIDGAGLFTIYWRIIMPLSKPALAALTTFIFLHTWNEFMWPLIVIDSLQLKTLPIGLAHFQGPYATEWHLLMAASVIVMVPVLLVFIAGQRYFVRGIILSGIKG, from the coding sequence AAAGATCCGTCGCAGGTAATGGTGGCGAACGACCGCTGGCTCCCCCGGCGACAGGTCATGAGCAAATACGGCCCCGTGTACGCGACCGCGGTTGACGGCGTGGCGGTCCGCGGGACGCAGGTGGCGCGGTCGCCGCGGGGCCGAACCCTGCGCCTGCTGGAGCCGGCGGCCATGGCGGGCCGCACGGTGACCGTGGCCGCGAGCAAAGTGCGGCCGGTGGAGCAGGTGCATCTCCATTGGGGCAACTACGCCGCCGCCTGGTCCGCAATCAAGGTCGAGTCCGCGTTCGGAGGCTTGCTGCGCAACGCCGACGCCTTTCTCATCTTCTACATCAACAGCATCCTGGTGGCGGTCGCGGTGACGCTGGGGCAGGTGTTCACCAGCTCGCTGGCCGCCTACGCCTTTGCGCGCCTGCGCTTCCCAGGGCGCGACTCGCTGTTCCTCGGGTACCTCGCCACGCTCATGGTGCCCGCGGTCATCACCATGATTCCGGTCTATATCCTGCTGTCGCGACTGCGCCTGACGGACAGCTACTGGGCGCTGATCCTACCCGCCATGTTCTCCGCCTACGGCACCTTCATGCTGCGCCAGTTCTTCCTCACCATCCCCCGCGACCTCGAGGACGCCGCGCGCATTGACGGCGCCGGGCTCTTCACTATCTACTGGCGCATCATCATGCCCTTGTCCAAGCCCGCCCTGGCGGCGCTGACGACTTTTATCTTCCTCCACACCTGGAACGAGTTCATGTGGCCGCTGATCGTCATTGACAGCCTGCAGTTGAAGACCCTGCCCATCGGCTTGGCGCATTTCCAGGGGCCCTATGCCACCGAGTGGCACTTGCTGATGGCGGCATCGGTGATCGTGATGGTACCCGTGCTGCTGGTATTCATCGCCGGGCAGCGCTACTTCGTGCGCGGCATTATCCTCAGCGGGATCAAGGGGTAG